The Drosophila innubila isolate TH190305 chromosome 3R unlocalized genomic scaffold, UK_Dinn_1.0 2_E_3R, whole genome shotgun sequence genome has a segment encoding these proteins:
- the LOC117792686 gene encoding putative transcription factor capicua isoform X6 — MNAFQDFELGAKLYLQCLLSLSSSRSATPSYTSPVNHAGASPLNAINAHSPVNVSNNRQNFFTPIANQSQQQQQQQQQQPQQQHVNTVAAVPLDSKWKTTPSPVLYNTNSNNNNNNSNSSSSNNNNGWESSQTVQQQQQHHQQPPPPPQTTAVSLVMHAPPPQQQQQLQQQQPPAAHLNALPAPPSGHATSVIRISSSQQQQQQQQLQQPAPTQQQQHQQQQHVVVSTAGLQSFHPVIVNATQLSQIQNSLPVSVAQQQQQQQQQQQLPPTSVSFHPHPPTTPTSVAVAQDKALPKNGYNAASYAWHKLLPQMPAMTKAPPATAVTTTTTNSNYSLAMMQHQHQQHQQHQQHHQHQQQQQLSPQQTPQLPATTAAQQQPSLNHNNNHLIVPAPLSSPGKPLNCSMNDAKAAAAAAAAAAAAAAATSTATSTADEPDEPEEQLDDDVFEPTTPTVASTSNGKKATTAAMRLPTYNSNIRKLDECHDASDGVAGVPTTSAAKRRSQSLSALQQQQQQQQQQQQQQQQQQQQSTAKAADKKVRRPMNAFMIFSKKHRKMVHKKHPNQDNRTVSKILGEWWYALKPEQKAQYHDLAKSVKDAHFQLHPDWKWCSKDRRKSSTSGKGGAAAAANATGDGKQRLVSVDGSDSLEDDMCPSTPGGSGSGGAQAVELQGDIIPLTIDNYNIACDETPTTIAGQAQGNCKAKQPKNELQSDEDEHMLVVEDEQPPNKLDLQCRERVNDLEMDESPYDYRKQQQETDQRPQEDHASACNGQAMSAPASGSEREITLKPKAIKAHPGLESTMLPYPQMPMYTHYTSPKNPIGVTPFQPTGGAFKSMPISPKGSSSSSGCKSDEQQLQAHIKQEDIKQEPPSPYKLNGNSVAAVSLNAGPPTGGVISAPPPTSAVGAIFNFNVPTATALSQKQYHYPMHHALCSPTDVRAHQACVPNSPAAVSLGHAASIATPPASAPAQILGPAGPTPPQKMFFAMGHPYPLLPRSHQQSTSSLEHLQLEAFAPSYLFKKHNGGLGVQGAPPLPQVSGQTTMLLHGYAPSSQHSQDQQPASSPSYKSMPSTPKSASYHLSAPPDSAGKRSCDAIAAEDTDVDVDVDADGHPFVLAPTPAQLGRAPLQRRKNLSQSKSDNNVNASGGYGVNNGQHIGRKLHSPTMMDVATSSPIIGHVNSSSLSSALPTPTSSTTTPNSDEQLPLTPTAISNMGNMGNNSSGQSKSPLRNVPASAPAVVAHKKKSDEVNNVLKQVDFEKKYKALPQFKPEDCQSPSAIAVPSSPRVYGTNYRKKNAVPPPVQKLMGEDDSIDEPASAPPTTTQRFFGADFNNDLRELETGDQTGRSPRTPKTPLQSARSDASEKGHRKVLETRRNLVMQLFNEHGMFPTAQATIAFQTKHIDVFPRKQDLQLKIREVRQKALGHPAYTPHSAGPNTPSDSNSSSATLSANLNAASSDVFPYYYTAGMHQQHQQQQQQQFAEQQQQHQQQQQQQQHFATDESSKQNKR, encoded by the exons ATGAACGCGTTCCAGGACTTTGAGCTGGGCGCTAAATTGTATTTACAGTGCTTAT TGTCACTGAGCAGTTCACGCTCTGCAACGCCATCGTATACATCACCCGTGAATCATGCCGGCGCCTCGCCGCTCAACGCCATCAACGCTCACTCTCCGGTCAATGTGTCCAACAACAGGCAAAACTTTTTTACGCCCATTGCAAAtcagtcgcagcagcagcagcagcaacaacaacaacaacctcagcagcaacatgtgAACACTGTTGCTGCCGTGCCGCTGGACAGCAAATGGAAGACAACACCCAGTCCGGTGTTGTACAAcacaaatagcaacaacaacaacaacaatagtaacagcagcagcagcaacaacaacaatggctgGGAGAGCAGTCAAAcagtgcagcagcaacagcaacatcatcaacagccgccgccaccgccacaAACAACGGCTGTATCTTTGGTGATGCatgcaccaccaccacaacagcaacaacaactgcaacaacaacaaccacctgCCGCTCATCTCAATGCGCTGCCAGCGCCACCTAGCGGCCATGCGACCAGCGTAATACGCATCTCAAgcagccaacagcagcagcaacaacaacaattgcaacaaccaGCGCCaactcaacagcagcaacaccaacaacagcagcatgtTGTGGTATCCACTGCTGGTCTTCAGAGCTTTCATCCCGTCATTGTGAATGCCACGCAGTTGTCGCAGATTCAGAATTCATTGCCCGTTTCCGTtgcccaacagcaacaacaacaacagcagcaacaacaactgccgcCCACTTCGGTTTCGTTTCATCCACATCCGCCAACCACGCCCACATCCGTTGCCGTGGCACAGGACAAGGCGTTGCCAAAAAACG GCTACAATGCGGCTAGCTATGCGTGGCACAAGCTACTGCCGCAAATGCCGGCCATGACCAAAGCACCGCCAGCAACAGCggtgacaacgacaacaacgaacaGCAATTACAGCCTGGCAATGATGCAGCaccaacatcagcaacatcagcagcatcagcaacaccaccagcaccagcagcaacaacagctgtcgCCGCAACAAACGCCACAATTGCcggcaacaacggcagcacaacagcaaccgtcgctcaatcacaacaacaatcatttGATTGTGCCCGCACCGCTTTCATCGCCGGGGAAGCCCCTCAACTGTTCGATGAATGACGCtaaggcagcggcagcagcagcggcggcggcagcagcagcagcagcagcaacttcaaCTGCAACCAGCACTGCGGATGAGCCAGATGAGCCTGAGGAGCAGCTGGACGATGATGTGTTTGAGCCCACAACGCCCACTGTGGCATCCACATCGAATGGCAAGAAGGCAACGACGGCAGCAATGCGCTTGCCCacctacaacagcaacatacgCAAGCTGGATGAATGTCACGATGCCAGCGATGGTGTGGCAGGTGTGCCAACAACCTCGGCAGCCAAGCGACGCAGTCAATCGCTTAGTGCactccaacagcagcagcagcaacaacagcagcagcagcaacaacaacagcaacagcaacaacagtcgaCTGCAAAGGCAGCTGATAAGAAGGTGCGACGTCCGATGAACGCTTTCATGATCTTCTCGAAGAAGCATCGCAAGATGGTGCACAAGAAGCATCCAAATCAGGACAATCGTACGGTCAGCAAGATTCTTGGCGAATGGTGGTACGCCCTGAAGCCGGAGCAGAAGGCGCAGTATCATGATCTGGCCAAATCTGTGAAGGATGCACACTTTCAGCTGCATCCGGATTGGAAATGGTGCTCCAAGGATCGTCGCAAGTCCTCCACATCGGGCAAAGGCGGCGCTGCGGCCGCTGCCAATGCCACAGGTGATGGCAAGCAGCGTCTGGTCTCTGTTGATGGCTCCGATTCGCTGGAGGATGACATGTGCCCATCAACACccggtggcagtggcagcggtGGCGCCCAAGCCGTGGAACTGCAGGGCGACATCATTCCACTGACCATTGACAATTATAACATTGCCTGCGATGAGACGCCCACAACCATTGCTGGCCAGGCACAGGGCAACTGCAAAGCCAAGCAGCCAAAGAATGAGCTGCAGTCCGATGAGGATGAGCATATGTTGGTGGTGGAAGATGAGCAGCCGCCGAATAAACTGGATCTGCAATGTCGTGAGCGTGTCAACGACTTGGAGATGGATGAATCGCCCTACGATTATCGCAAGCAACAGCAGGAAACGGATCAA CGTCCGCAGGAGGATCATGCAAGTGCCTGCAATGGACAGGCGATGTCGGCTCCAGCGTCTGGAAGTGAGCGTGAGATAACGCTGAAACCGAAGGCCATTAAAGCTCATCCGGGGCTGGAGAGCACCATGCTGCCGTATCCACAGATGCCCATGTATACGCACTACACTAGTCCCAAGAATCCAATCGGTGTAACACCATTCCAACCCACAG GCGGCGCCTTCAAGTCGATGCCCATCAGTCCCAAAGGCAGCAGCAGTTCCTCCGGTTGCAAATCGGATGAACAACAGCTGCAGGCACACATCAAACAGGAGGACATCAAACAGGAGCCACCATCGCCCTATAAGCTCAATGGCAacagtgttgctgctgtcagtCTCAACGCTGGCCCGCCCACCGGTGGAGTGATCAGTGCCCCACCGCCCACCAGTGCCGTTGGTGCCATCTTCAATTTCAATGTGCCAACTGCAACGGCTCTCAGCCAGAAGCAATATCACTATCCCATGCATCATGCTCTATGCAGTCCCACAGATGTCAGAG CTCACCAGGCCTGTGTGCCCAACTCCCCGGCGGCAGTCAGTCTGGGGCATGCGGCCAGCATTGCCACACCGCCCGCATCGGCGCCGGCGCAAATTTTGGGTCCAGCGGGTCCAACACCTCCTCAGAAAATGTTCTTTGCCATGGGTCATCCC TATCCACTGCTGCCGCGTTCTCATCAGCAGAGCACTTCCAGCCTGGAGCACCTGCAGCTGGAGGCTTTTGCACCTAGCTACCTCTTCAAGAAGCACAACGGTGGTCTCGGAGTGCAAGGGGCACCTCCTCTGCCGCAGGTTAGCGGACAGACGACCATGCTGTTGCATGGTTATGCGCCCAGCAGCCAACACAGCCAGGATCAGCAGCCGGCAAGCTCGCCATCGTACAAGTCAATGCCCTCCACACCCAAGTCGGCGTCTTATCATCTGAGTGCACCGCCCGATTCGGCGGGTAAACGCAGCTGCGATGCCATCGCTGCCGAGGATACCGATgttgatgtggatgtggatgccgATGGTCATCCGTTTGTCCTGGCGCCGACGCCGGCACAACTGGGACGTGCACCGCTGCAGCGTCGCAAgaatctat CTCAAAGTAAATCGGACAACAATGTGAACGCCAGTGGCGGATATGGAGTCAACAATGGTCAGCACATTGGACGCAAGCTGCACTCGCCCACGATGATGGATGTGGCCACCTCATCGCCAATTATTGGCCATGTGAATAGTAGCAGCCTCAGCTCGGCACTGCCAACGCCAACCTCATCGACCACCACGCCCAACAGCGATGAGCAACTGCCTCTGACGCCGACAGCCATAAGCAACATGGGCAACATGGGCAACAACTCAAGTGGCCAGTCCAAGTCGCCGCTGAGAAATGTGCCTGCTTCTGCGCCTGCAGTGGTTGCTCACAAGAAGAAGAGCGATGAAGTAAACAA CGTGCTCAAGCAAGTGGACTTTGAGAAGAAGTACAAGGCTCTACCTCAGTTCAAGCCGGAGGATTGCCAATCGCCCAGCGCCATTGCTGTGCCCTCCTCGCCGCGCGTCTATGGCACCAACTATCGCAAAAAGAATGCAGTACCGCCGCCAGTGCAGAAGCTGA TGGGCGAGGATGATTCGATTGATGAGCCCGCTTCGGCGCCGCCGACAACCACACAGCGTTTCTTTGGTGCAGACTTTAACAATGATCTGAGAG AACTTGAGACCGGCGATCAAACGGGACGCTCCCCCCGGACACCCAAAACGCCGTTGCAGAGCGCACGCTCCGATGCCAGCGAGAAGGGACACCGCAAAGTGCTGGAGACACGCCGCAATTTAGTTATGCAACTGTTCAACGAGCATGGCATGTTTCCAACCGCACAGGCCACCATTGCCTTCCAG ACCAAACACATTGATGTCTTTCCACGCAAACAAGATCTGCAGCTGAAGATACGCGAGGTACGCCAGAAGGCGCTTGGACATCCAGCCTATACACCCCATTCGGCCGGTCCTAATACGCCTTCCGACTCCAACTCCTCATCGGCCACTCTGAGCGCCAATCTGAATGCAGCATCGTCAG ATGTTTTTCCATATTACTATACGGCAGGTATGcaccaacaacatcaacagcagcagcaacaacaattcgctgaacaacaacaacaacaccagcagcagcagcaacaacaacaacactttgcCACAGACGAATCATCCAAGCAAAACAAACGATAA